The Balaenoptera musculus isolate JJ_BM4_2016_0621 chromosome 6, mBalMus1.pri.v3, whole genome shotgun sequence nucleotide sequence taagaagaaaagaaattgagttatttgtagtgaggtggatggacctagagtctgtcatacagagtgaagtaagtcagaaagagaaaaacaaatactgtatgctaacacatatatatggaatctaaaaaaaaaaaaggttctgaagaacctaggggcaggacagaaataaagatgcagacatagagaatggacttgaggacatggggaaggggaaaggtaagctgggacgaagtgagagagtggcacggacatatatacactaccaaatgtaaaatagacagctagtgggaagcagctgcatcacacgggaagaccagctctgtgctttgtgaccacctagaggggtggggataaggagggtgggaggaagacgcaagagggaagagatatggggatatatgtatacgtatagctgattcactttgttatacagcagaaactaacacaccattgtaaagcaattatactccaataaagatgttaaaaaaaaaaagtgaacacacacactcacaaaaaaagactagaaaaccataaaaaaaaaaaaaaaagcatccgcctgccaatgcaggggacacatgtttgagcactggtcctggaagatcccacatgccgcagagcaactaagcctgtgcgccagaactactgaacctgcgctatAGAgttcgcgagccacaactactgaagcccttgtgcctagagactgtgcctggcagcgagagaagccaccgcaatgagaggcccacgcaccaccacaaagagtagcccccactcgccgcaactacagaaaacctgcgcacagcaacgaagacccaatgcagccaaaagtaaataaaataaaataaataaatttaaaataaaagaagaaatcaactcATCAGCACCTGATTCTATTCAGGATTGTTTTACAAGCCAGGGGATTCTGTGGTtcatttttggtaatttttttccctagagaATTGCTGTAATTgtaaactgaaatattttagaacaGGCAGAGCTCTaagtttatatttctaaaaataaaaacgcCTCAGTTTATAATATTAGATTAAGTGGAAGccatttttccctttccaaaGTCAAAGCATACCATTCGCAGTCTTCCTGCCTTCTCTTGCCATAACTTCCTTCTTACAAGAAGAGGTCAAAAGCATTGTTCCATGAAAATCAAGTGGAGGGCTGGTAAAGCATCCTATTGCTTCTGTATTTCCAGGAATATTTGCTCTTCTAAGAGACAACTGGTCACAACTGGAACAAGGTGTTTCCTGAGAAACTTCTGGATCTCCTTCCAAGAACGTTCTTGTGCAGCTACATGTGGGATCACTTCTCCTCCCCAGTGCAtgaagaggcagagattggagatCCTCGAGGCACAGCACAGTGGGGAGTAGGGGGGCTCTATCAGGTGGCCTACCCCTGGGTAAGACAGCAGGGTCCAGTTGTTCTTCCCATGTCTCCTCAGCTGTTCTGTGGCTTGCTCTGTGTATACTTTGCTGTTGACATTCATATCTTCTTCTCCCACAATGAAGAGGAAATGTCCCTGGGCCTTTtcaatggggagaaaaaaagtctCACTGGCTTCAGCTCTAGTATCCTCAAAAATGCGCTGTAACTCTACTAATCCTAAGGTACTGATGGATAGTGAATGAGGAGAGAACAGCCAGGGCTGATTTATCTGACCACGATATACCTGTGGAATGTCAAGAATAAAGTTGGGCCCGTTAATAAGCGCGGCGGCTGTGACTTGCTTTAGGTGAATAGCCATGGAGAGTCCAGTCTCTGCTGTTTTGGACATGGAGACTACCCCAATACCCAGGCTAAGGacctgtaaaaaattaataaacaaaaacccCAATTAAATACAATccggagaccagaagggggagctctcacaccctgcaACAATAGCAGAGCCCAAAAGGTAGAAAGACTGCTCTTCTTTCCAGGCAACGACTCAGCCAGTGAAAAGCCTTGGGCTCTTTGTTTACTGCCCTTCccatcttccttttcccctccaggaaatccttctccttcccttgctgtgcagggaCTTGCACATGCTTCACCATGGTTccagaccccaaattgcaatcTCAGCTGATCCTGAATAAGTCCATCTTTGCCggagaaatatctggcattcTATTTGTTTTAGGGTAACATTTGGTGGCTCATACAAGGACCAGAGGAGACCCCCCAAAGGTTCTAGGGCTGGTGAGCAAAGAGTTGCAGTATCCATGGTTGAGCCTTTTATTGCTCACTGCTTCTCTCGCTGACCCTGGGTACATCTTTCTCCTGGATTCGAGCCCTTGTGGTCTGTGGAATAAGAATGCTGTCTGCCATATCAGTAAGCAAAAGATGTTGtgggggggaattccctggcggcgcagtggttgagagtctgcctgccaatgcaggggacacgggttcgagccctggtctgggaggatcccacatgccgcggagcaactaggcccgtgagccacaactactgagcctgcgcgtctggagcctgtgctccgcaacaagagaggccgcgatagtgagaggcccgcgcaccgcgatgaagagtggcccccgctcgccacaactagagaaaaccctcgcacagaaacgaagacccaactcagccataaataaataaataaataaatatatatttaaaaaaaaaaaaaaaaaagatgttgtggccatcaagccatcagtcATTTACAGCCGCAcctgcccacccccaaccccccacggAGAGCCCTGAGGGAACTTGGGATGGAAACAAAGAGGATGCTGGCTTTAGATAACTGAGgcgcatatcaaaggaatgatttcagcgAGCCCAGAATCTTGCATCTTCCTGTACaaagaaaagcgctaaattcattaacttgagatgtctggttttctttaattaagagTAATCTTTTGATGTACCAGGTTTTTGTTGCCAAACTCCTAcatatcctggcttctcccttacctcttcagagcagtccctcagagctatctgagagactgctcctgggcttaagtccttaGTTTGTCTGCCacaaaaacataattctcaaatttgaggttgtgcttttcttttctttcttttttttttttttcagttgacacctCTTTGCATTTGAAGCTCTTCAGGCTGTGTGCGGGAtctattttaaagtttcattctttCTGGTTAAAGCCTTGCTCTGTATGCAAGTACTCTTTTGGCACTTCAATCTGATTCTGAGATCAGACAGTTTCAACTGAAATTGGCTGAGAAGCTGTCAGCTGAGTTCCTTCAGGTACAGGGGCTGTTTCACTGAAACTGAGTCAGTTCAGCCATCAGCCCTTCCTTTGGAATAGGAGCTGTTCCATGGAACTAGCTGAGAAACCTTTGGCCTGGCTCCTCCAGGATGAAGCTGTTCCCTTAGAACTGGCTGGTATTAGGCCTGCAGACACTGTGAATGCAAGCTGTTTAAATTGAGCTGTAAATTGTTTAAGCTGttggaaaattattcttttactctAGAGAAAAATCTCTGAGAAAAGGGATCccagttatataaatattttgagggcaccccccctcccccgcactGAGACTCTAgccaattttatatttaaaaaccttGGTTCTTCCTCATGcacatttctaactaaatggactgacctgaccaaaggcaatttagaatatcAATAGCCATTATAGGTAATTTTGAAATCCCtgaacttaattttcttaaaaccaaATTGGATTACAAGAGCTCAAAAATCTTCAGACCTGAATGGAATGCCTATTTTGACTGGTATTTTGAGGTGATGGAATAAAATTTACGTTTTGAGTCCAGACAAGAAAATTTAAGCATAACATGGCCCCTGTCTGTATTGGGCCCTCCCTATGTGCAATGTGCATCTGCATTATACATTAACCAAATCGCCTCAAAGCAGGAATGCCCGCTTGACCATAAAGATCAACATTTTCCCTTCTTCATACACCAGCAATGTAACTCCTTGAaagataacattcttttttttttaatttttttaacatctttattgcagtataattgctttacaatggtgtgttagtttctgctttataacaaagtgaatcagctatacatatacatatatccccatatctcctccctcttgtgtctacctcccaacctccctatcccacccctctaggtggtcac carries:
- the LOC118896620 gene encoding LOW QUALITY PROTEIN: bile acid-CoA:amino acid N-acyltransferase-like (The sequence of the model RefSeq protein was modified relative to this genomic sequence to represent the inferred CDS: substituted 1 base at 1 genomic stop codon), yielding MLMSQCIAKGLTPFQIVLLWTSLEDEKGNLFHSQAYSRANEVGEVDLEHASSLGGDYVGVHPMGLLWSLKPEKILTKLLKRDVMNNPLKVQLKLYDSDVMVTHIAITTPKVSLTLERWYVAPGVTRIQVKEGCLRGALLLPPGEGRFPVVIDLFGGIGGLIEIRTSLLASHGFAVLALAYCDYEDLPFXLEKVDLEYFEEDANFLLRHPKVLSLGIGVVSMSKTAETGLSMAIHLKQVTAAALINGPNFILDIPQVYRGQINQPWLFSPHSLSISTLGLVELQRIFEDTRAEASETFFLPIEKAQGHFLFIVGEEDMNVNSKVYTEQATEQLRRHGKNNWTLLSYPGVGHLIEPPYSPLCCASRISNLCLFMHWGGEVIPHVAAQERSWKEIQKFLRKHLVPVVTSCLLEEQIFLEIQKQ